GCCCCATGCCGCGCGTCCGTGATCCCAAGCCGCTGTACAACCGGCTGCGGGTGCTCCGGGCGGACATGACCCTCTCCCGGGCCGAGCTCGCCTCCCGGGTCGGCGTCAACCCCCAGACCATCGGGGCGATCGAGCGGGGCGACCACTCCCCGAGCCTCGCGCTGGCCCTGGACCTGTGCGAGGTCTTCGACCTGCCGGTCGAGGCGGTCTTCAGCCGCACCCCGTTCCCGCCGCTGTCGGCGGCCTACGCCGGTCGGGGGCACGCACGCCCCGCACCCACACCACAAGGAGACGACGACAGTGCCCGCTGACCGTGTGCCGAGCCCGCCCACGGGCCGACGTCCTTGGGCGACCTCCGTCTCCGCGAGCACGCGCCGGGGCGTCGTCGCTCTGGGCGGCGCCCTCTGGGTGGCCCTCACCGCCGTCTCCGTGCTGGGCGACGAGGGCCAGTCCGGTCTGTGGTGGTGGGCGCTGGTGGTGGGCTACGGCGTGGCGTGGCAGGTCTCGCGCGTGCTCGTGCGCGACGTCGCCGAGCGGCGCGACGGGGCGATCGACGAGTACGACCAGGTCCGC
The sequence above is a segment of the Georgenia faecalis genome. Coding sequences within it:
- a CDS encoding helix-turn-helix transcriptional regulator is translated as MPRVRDPKPLYNRLRVLRADMTLSRAELASRVGVNPQTIGAIERGDHSPSLALALDLCEVFDLPVEAVFSRTPFPPLSAAYAGRGHARPAPTPQGDDDSAR